From Piscinibacter gummiphilus:
GAAGGCGGAGAGCGCCTCCTTCGGCGGCGTGAAGGTCGGCGCCCTGTGGGGCCTCGGTGAAGCCGCCGGCAGCACCACCGGCACCCGCGTGGCCGATGCCTGGGTGCGCTACACCGGCGGCCCGCTCGACGCGATGCTCTCCTTCGTCGACGACAAGATCGACGCCAGCGGCTTCAGCGTGCGCACGATCTCCGGCGCCGCGGCCTACTCGTTCGGCGCAGCGCGCGTGACCGGCGGTTATCTGTCGGTCGACGACCGCAGCACCACCGATGCCGATGGCCAAGGCTACTGGGTCGGCGCCGACTACCGCTTCGGCCAGCACCAGGTGAAAGCCCAATGGGTGGAGAACAAGGCCGAGAACGTGAACACCGGCAAGACGCAGGCGCTCGGCGTCGGCTACCAGTTCGACTTCTCGCGCCGCACCGCGCTCTACACCTCGCTCACGCGCTTCAAGAACGAAGGCACCGCCGGCTACGCCAACCGCTGGGCCACGACCCTGCCGGCGAGCCTCACCAGCGCCGACGAACGCAACATCACCGAGCTCGCCCTCGGCATCCGCCACAGCTTCTGATGGCGTGATGTGCGCATGACCGTTTGAACACAAGGTCTCCTCAGGCCTTTTGAGCCCGCCGCGGAAACGCGGCGGGCTTTTTTGCGTGTGGGCGTGGCTGCTCGGCGACGCTGAGTCCGGGTTGGCCCGCTTAGGGAGAGACCCAGTTGGACGGCCAGCCGGTGGCGGTGGCAATGGGTCAGATCATCCGCTGCAAGTGCGCCAAGGCCTGTGAGTGGATCGAAGCGACCATGCGCTACGCATACATGACGATTCATTCCACTCATTTCGAAGGTTAGCGCGCGCCACACTAAACTCGTCTGACACAAACCCGGGATGGAGGCATAGATGTCAGAACGCACCGCCACATACGAAGGCGATTTCGTGACTGTCGCCAGCTGCACGACACCGACCGAGGCGCACCTGCTGAAGGAGACCTTGATCGCGGCCGGCTTGAAAGCCGAAGTCGCCGATGCGAACTTCATTCAAGCCAACCCCTGGATGAGCAACGCTGCTGGAGGCGTCAGAGTCTTGGTTCCCGCCGCGCTTGCAGGGGAAGCAAAGGCAACGGTGGACGCGTTCAATGCCGGCGCATATCAACTTGATGCGAATCACGGTGCACCCGAACAAGGCGACGACGGATCTTCTGTTGCAGACGCGAAGCTGCGCGCATTCCAGATATTCCGTCACCCGGACCGAAAACCGGCGGTCGTGGCGGTCAAGCAAGGCTTCAGCTGGGCCGCGTTCCTCATCGGGCCCTTGTGGTTCCTGCTGAACGGGATGATGCTGACGTTTCTGCTGTCTCTGAGCGTCACGTGGGGCGCGCCTCTGATGATCCGTTCGCTCGCAGGCTCCTACTCTTCGGGCACGCAGGCGCTGGCCGTTACAGCCTTCCTCGCCATCTGGGTGCTGACGGGCTTCGTCGCCAACTTCCTTCTCGGCGAGGAATTGAAGCGCAAAGGCTACGTGCCTGGGCCCTTGCTGCGAGCCAGGTCCGCAGGCGAAGCGATCAATGCCTCGCACACGGCCGCTTGACTTCTCAAGTCATACCTTTCAAGGAGCTCGCATGACTTCATTCACCGGAGGCTGCCTCTGTGGCCAGGTTCGCTACGAGATCGCAGCCGATGCTGGCCCGTCCCGCGTTTGCTGGTGCCGCGACTGCCAGCGCATCGCCTCCAACGGCACCGTCAACGTCATCTTCCCGAGCGACGCCATCCAGGTTTCCGGCTCGCCCGCCAAGCACGACAAGACCGCCGACAGCGGCAACACGGTGACGCGTCGTTTCTGCGCTCACTGCGGCACGCAGCTGTTCTCCGATTCGACGGGTCGGCCAGGGCTGACGGTGGTGAGGGTCGGCACGCTCGACGAACCGTCGGCCGTCAAGCCGACCACCAACATCTGGGTCGGCAGTGCGCCAAGTTGGGCTTGCGTCGATCCATCGCTCGAGCAATTCGACGGCCCGCCGGTCGTGGCGCCGCAGGCGAAGACGTGACATGAACCGCGACCAACTCGAGTCCACCTTCGACCAGCAGGCCGGCACCTACGACCAGCAGTGGGCGAAGCTCGCCCCGTTCCGAGACGGGATTCACCTGCTGATGGCGTCGGTCTTCAGCCGCCTTCCGCGCGACGCCCGCATGCTGTGCGTGGGCGCAGGCACCGGCGCCGAGATCCACTTCCTGGCCGAGCGCTTTCCGGCCTGGACCTTCGTGGCGGTGGAGCCTTCTTCGGGCATGGTCGATACCGCCCGGGCACGTGCGGGGCAGCACGGCTACCTCGACCGCTGCACCTTTCACACCGGCTATCTCGACTCCCTCCCCGCGGGCGGGCCGTTCGACTGCGCCAGCTCGTTGCTGGTGTCGCAGTTCCTGCTCGACCGCGATGAACGAAGAGACTTCTTCCGTGTGATCGCCACTCGCCTCAAACCGGGCGGCATCCTGGCCTCGTCCGACCTGAGCGCCGACACGGAAGGCCCGCACTACGCCAGCCTGCTGGAAGTGTGGCTGCGCACCATGGCGGCGGCCGACCTCTCGCCCGAGCGCGTGCAGCAGATGCGCGATGCCTACAAGCGAGACGTCGCGATCCTGCCGGGTGCCTCGGTCGAGGCGCTCATTACATCCGCAGGCTTCGACGCGCCGGTGCAGTTCTATCAAGCCGGCCTCATCCACGCCTGGTATTGCCAGCGTCTGCAGACCGACGCTTGAGCCGCAGACGTGACGCCACGCAAGCACCTCACCCTGCTGCTGCAAGCCATCGGCGTGTGGTTCATTTTCTGGCTCATCGGCCTGCCGGCCTACTACCAGCAGTACGCCACGGTCACGATGGCGGTCGCCAGCGTCTTGCTGTCGGTCGCCATCTCGCTGGCCGCAATCGCCGTGCTGCGAGGGGTGGACGATGACGCCCGAAAACCGAGAGCCTTCTGGCTGTCGGTCTACTACACCGCCCCGTTCGCCGCGCTGGATGCGCTTTACTGCGGCTGGTATCTGGGCCACGGCCCAGGCTTCCTCGGCAGGTACTGGTATCTCACGGTCTTCTATGTCACGCCGTGGCTCACCTTCATTCCCACCGCGGTGCTGCTGCGCCGACAAAGCACTTCCGCACGCCCGTAGCGGCGCTGGCGTTTGGCCACATCGAGGTCAAGCCGATGCCCCCCTCCTGAGGAGGTAGCGCCCGGTCGTCCAGCAGGTAGCATCCTTGCGGACAGACCACGCCGCTTGTCCAAGTCAACAACCGGGAGGAGCCTCATGAAACGCAACCCAGGCACCCCAAGCGTCACCCGTCTTCTGGCCCTCGCTCTTGCGTTCTCGTTTGGCCCCGCCATTGCAAGCCCGGATCCTTTGCTGGTGGGATGCTGGCGCAGTCAGCAGGTCGAGGTCACGATGTCCGACAAGACGCTGCGGAACACGAATGGTGATTGCGTCATCCAGTACACCGCCACGCAGGCGCTCTCCCGTTGCCAAGCAGACCCCGGGCAAACCGAGAATCTCTCAAGCTACGAAGTCATCGGCCCCGGGCAACTTCGCGTCACGCCGCTGGACCCGGTCACCTCCAAGCCCAAAGCGGCTCCGGCCACGATGGCCTATCGGATCGAAGGCGACTGGTTGCTTTTCGATCGACCGTTCCCATCGCCGGCCGCGACGCAGGCCAAGCAACCGATCAGAATTCGCTCCATCTCGGTTCGTGTGCCAGCCGATGGCACCACACGCTGCGAGCCGCGGGGAGAAACCGGCGTGCGCATTGGCCGGACGCCGAAAAGCTCTCTCTCCGTGAGCGCCCCTCCCGGTTGGCGGCCCTTGCTGCTGGACCCCGCAACCGACAAGCGCCTCGGGCCTGCCGTGAATTCGAGCCTCTTCCTCGGAGCATTCACGCCGATGAACGCAACGGCCGAGCGGCCCGAGACGAACCAGCTGGTCATCGTCCTTGATGACACCCGGCACGGACCGTTGCCTGTGAAAGACGAGAGATTCGAATCGGTCAAGCGGCAGTTTTCCAGTGAGTTCACGAAGGGCCAGATCACCTGCGACGAGCCCGACCGGATATGCGCGTCTATTCGACAACCCGATGGCGGCCATGCCTACACGGAGTTGCTGAACCTCAAG
This genomic window contains:
- a CDS encoding porin, which translates into the protein MRSKVQHLALTTIALAASAAASAQTTAAPSSTVTIYGVADAFVQYADGANRLTRVQSGGLAGSRLGFRGNEDLGGGLRAIFTLEHGINLDDGTNGQGAFWGRQAFVGLSDSSIGSVTLGRQYGSLYPLTSDFSEFANGVYGPSTAVIGGFGGYEPVRGSANSATANGGPSRVNNSVKAESASFGGVKVGALWGLGEAAGSTTGTRVADAWVRYTGGPLDAMLSFVDDKIDASGFSVRTISGAAAYSFGAARVTGGYLSVDDRSTTDADGQGYWVGADYRFGQHQVKAQWVENKAENVNTGKTQALGVGYQFDFSRRTALYTSLTRFKNEGTAGYANRWATTLPASLTSADERNITELALGIRHSF
- a CDS encoding DUF2628 domain-containing protein, with the protein product MSERTATYEGDFVTVASCTTPTEAHLLKETLIAAGLKAEVADANFIQANPWMSNAAGGVRVLVPAALAGEAKATVDAFNAGAYQLDANHGAPEQGDDGSSVADAKLRAFQIFRHPDRKPAVVAVKQGFSWAAFLIGPLWFLLNGMMLTFLLSLSVTWGAPLMIRSLAGSYSSGTQALAVTAFLAIWVLTGFVANFLLGEELKRKGYVPGPLLRARSAGEAINASHTAA
- a CDS encoding GFA family protein; the encoded protein is MTSFTGGCLCGQVRYEIAADAGPSRVCWCRDCQRIASNGTVNVIFPSDAIQVSGSPAKHDKTADSGNTVTRRFCAHCGTQLFSDSTGRPGLTVVRVGTLDEPSAVKPTTNIWVGSAPSWACVDPSLEQFDGPPVVAPQAKT
- a CDS encoding class I SAM-dependent methyltransferase, whose translation is MNRDQLESTFDQQAGTYDQQWAKLAPFRDGIHLLMASVFSRLPRDARMLCVGAGTGAEIHFLAERFPAWTFVAVEPSSGMVDTARARAGQHGYLDRCTFHTGYLDSLPAGGPFDCASSLLVSQFLLDRDERRDFFRVIATRLKPGGILASSDLSADTEGPHYASLLEVWLRTMAAADLSPERVQQMRDAYKRDVAILPGASVEALITSAGFDAPVQFYQAGLIHAWYCQRLQTDA